AAAACAAGAGTTGAAAAAGCTTCAAGACGACGGCCGGGTGAAGCTTATAACAAAAGATGCCGCCATTCTGCGACTCCTTCAGGTGGCAAGGCAGATTGCTCCCACCGACTGTAATGTGCTTATCACTGGAGAATCCGGTACGGGCAAGGAATTGCTGGCTCGCTTCGTACACGAGCACAGCCACAGAAGTGAAGGCCCGATGATGGCTGTCAATTGCGGGACTTTCAATGAAGAACTGCTGACCAATGAACTTTTTGGGCACGAAAAAGGGGCTTACACAGGGGCCCACGTCAGTAAACCCGGAATTATAGAGCTCGCCAGTGGCGGCACCCTATTTCTCGATGAAATTACGGAAATGTCCATAAACATGCAGGCAAAACTGCTCAGGGTGATCCAGGAACGGCAGCTCATGAGAGTTGGTGGGACGGCCAACGTACATATTGATGTCCGTTTCATTGCAGCGACCAACAGAAATGTTCACGAAGCGGTTGAGTCCGGTGAATTCCGTAAGGATCTTTACTACAGGCTGAATGTGGTATCCCTGAACCTATCGCCGCTGGCAGAACGCAAAGGTGACATCCCGCTTCTCGCACAATTCTTCGTGGAAAAACACTCCCGCCTCATGAAGCGGGAAATGCCGGTTCTTTCCAAAGAGGTGCTCGACATTCTCAAAGATTACGATTTTCCCGGCAATGTGAGAGAACTCGAGAACATAATCGAGCGCGGAATCGCTCTGGCGACTGACGGAGTAATAGAAGAAAAGCATCTTCCCGACGACATCATAAATCTCAAGATCACAACGTACAGACGTAAGGATGGTACTTTGCCGACTCTGGAAGAACAAGAAATCCGGTACATAAAGCAGGTATTGGAGGAAACCGGAGGAAACAAGACTTTAGCTGCAGAGACTCTGGGAATAGACAGAGTGTCGTTGTGGCGGAAAATCAAGCGCTATGGACTTGAGTAGCCGGTCTGACACCGTCCCGACCAATAAGTTGTTTCTTAATTTTTCAGTTTGTACGTTTTTTGCCGGCGAACTCAGGACTCACTGATTGCGTTGATGTGCGTCCTCGAGGAACACCACGCAAGAGCGACATCACTCCCGAGCGCACTTTCAACTCGTTACTCCGAGAAGCATTTCCTGTTTTTCTCCGATGCGGCTTGTAACCATGAGCCTTCCAGATGCGAGCGACTGTAGCGTTGCTGACACCTTGGGCCTCTGCGAGTGTTCGGGTCGTCCAACGATTGCCGTTGGGAGGATCTGTGTACAGTGTCGCTTCCATGATGGCTCGGACCTTTTCGCGCGCGATCTTCTTTGGGCTCGGTCCCCGAGGAGCATCTTTGGTCAGCCCGTCGGGGCCGTGCTTTTCGAAACGTCTTTTCCAGAGCAAGACAGTCGGACGACACGTATTAAGCTCCTGCGCAATTGCCGTATTGGATAAACCGTCTGCAGCCAGGAGGCAGATGCGTGCTCGAAAGAAAACCCGTTGGGGTATGGTCTTGGCGCGTACCCACGTTTCCAGAAGCTTGCGTTGATTTCTGCTCATGCTCAGTGGTATTGATTTCCTCGCCATAATGTGTTCAGCGGACCTCCTCTCTATCGGTTAACAGGTGAATGTGTGTGGGTAATGAAAGGAGAGTTAATAGAAGATGGAGGTTCTCCCCAGGCACTGCGATATTGAAACAACTATATCGGAATTCGCTCGCTCGTGCCAGGGGAAAAATCTAGCATGAATACTCAACCTATCAAAGGTTCCTTATACATGCTCGTAAGTCTCGGCTCCTATCGCAGCAGCATATTCGGCCCGCTTTGCTTTGAACATGCTGCCCAGTATGATAACCGCGCCCACGGCAAGCGCCAGACACATGGTGATGAAGCTCACTGTATCGAGTAGCGAGAGCATGGATGCATCGGTTGACATGAAGCCTAATTGTGTCAAGTAGCGTGGCATTGCCAACGCTCTACTCAGAGCGACTATGAGCATAATAGTGCCCATGACCACTTTGATCATGTGTTCCTTAACGAGGGTCGTTCCGATAGCTCCCAATTGTACTCCAAGCAAGGAGCCTGCGAGAATGATCAAAGTGAGTCTGATGTCCACCATTCCATGAATAGCCCACTTTACCGATCCACCTAAACCCATGATGAAAGCGATGACAAGTTCGGTTGCCGAAGAAATTAGACCGGTTGCTCCCACTACATATATCATACCGGGCACACCCACAAAACCTCCCACAGCGATTGTAGCAGCTAACAAACCTGTAAGGAGTCCGACGGGAATTGTGAACCACAGCGAAATGGTCAAATCTGCGGTTTTGAAATGAATCATCGGTGGAAGATTGATCTTCTGAAGTTTCCGGGCTAAAGCGGAGATCTGATCTTCAGCTCCGGATTTACTTATCTTCCATGCGTCATAGAAAACGTAACCACCAACAACCACCAGGACCAGCACGAACGATAGGCTGACGTAAAGGTTGGAACCGGCTTCTCCCCACCTGCTCAGGATGTATTCTTGAATTTTTATGCCTATCTGCACACCTACTGAGGCTGAAGCAGCCATAACAAGTCCAAGTTTGAGATCGACCTGCCCGTACTTGTAGCGTTTGTATGCGCCTACCAAAGCTTTGGGGAATTTATGACACATGTTGCTGGCCACAGCGACAGCAGCGGGAACCCCCAGGCTCATCATCCCGGGAGTCAGTACGAAAGCTCCACCCGATCCAATGAATCCGCTTACGAGGCCTCCAATAAACCCTACTATAAAGAGGAAACTGACGTTCATCCACGTCAAATCTATGAATTTGACGGCCTCTACAGCCTGGTCATGCATATCTCACTCCTTTCAGATGAGAGAAAGAGGAACGTGTTTATACAGACATACGGAGCCGAGGTCGCTCTCTCTTGGTAGCTCTCGGAGCCGACACAGCGGGACGTTTCACTGCCTGCTTGGTTACCGCTTCAATGCCGAGTGCCGACCAGAGATTACTGGCAAAAGCTCCATGCGCAAACGAGAACACAAATACCGTCGCTATGGGGAATACTGCGTAGTATCCCCCTCGTGCAAAGAGTTCCACGACTGTGTTTGCATGGGAGAACACAGCAGCATAGAGGATCGCAGTGACTGCGCCGAGCAGCATTGTTTGGATAACAAGTTTTTTCTGTGATTTGTCAGTTTTAGCCGACATGATTTACACTCCTCACATGAAGATTAGTCAAATAAAAAGGATCGCGAGCCGTCAGACGCGGTAAGAATGCTCACGCACTCTTATTCCTGGCTGTTTCCGTTTCTGATCCTGCA
The sequence above is a segment of the Desulfomonile tiedjei DSM 6799 genome. Coding sequences within it:
- a CDS encoding IS630 family transposase codes for the protein MARKSIPLSMSRNQRKLLETWVRAKTIPQRVFFRARICLLAADGLSNTAIAQELNTCRPTVLLWKRRFEKHGPDGLTKDAPRGPSPKKIAREKVRAIMEATLYTDPPNGNRWTTRTLAEAQGVSNATVARIWKAHGYKPHRRKTGNASRSNELKVRSGVMSLLRGVPRGRTSTQSVSPEFAGKKRTN
- a CDS encoding sigma-54-dependent transcriptional regulator, which encodes MYDPPKILIVDDEEMALTNLEHVLKKQGYHITTADTGPKGLNFIKTQTFDVVLTDLKMEKIDGMQILDECRQRHPCTEVVMITGYATVDSAIEAMKKGAYHYVSKPYRIDAVRKVVAEALEKIRLREENLQLKQELKKLQDDGRVKLITKDAAILRLLQVARQIAPTDCNVLITGESGTGKELLARFVHEHSHRSEGPMMAVNCGTFNEELLTNELFGHEKGAYTGAHVSKPGIIELASGGTLFLDEITEMSINMQAKLLRVIQERQLMRVGGTANVHIDVRFIAATNRNVHEAVESGEFRKDLYYRLNVVSLNLSPLAERKGDIPLLAQFFVEKHSRLMKREMPVLSKEVLDILKDYDFPGNVRELENIIERGIALATDGVIEEKHLPDDIINLKITTYRRKDGTLPTLEEQEIRYIKQVLEETGGNKTLAAETLGIDRVSLWRKIKRYGLE
- a CDS encoding sulfite exporter TauE/SafE family protein; amino-acid sequence: MHDQAVEAVKFIDLTWMNVSFLFIVGFIGGLVSGFIGSGGAFVLTPGMMSLGVPAAVAVASNMCHKFPKALVGAYKRYKYGQVDLKLGLVMAASASVGVQIGIKIQEYILSRWGEAGSNLYVSLSFVLVLVVVGGYVFYDAWKISKSGAEDQISALARKLQKINLPPMIHFKTADLTISLWFTIPVGLLTGLLAATIAVGGFVGVPGMIYVVGATGLISSATELVIAFIMGLGGSVKWAIHGMVDIRLTLIILAGSLLGVQLGAIGTTLVKEHMIKVVMGTIMLIVALSRALAMPRYLTQLGFMSTDASMLSLLDTVSFITMCLALAVGAVIILGSMFKAKRAEYAAAIGAETYEHV